A single genomic interval of Microbacterium hydrocarbonoxydans harbors:
- a CDS encoding DUF4349 domain-containing protein codes for MNDHSTTDDLPELSDAAVSRIESAVFAEIDAERPRPAPVAGTARSRRRRWLTGAGIAAAFVVGVLVTPPILTAVDGGGAMSTAESGGMPANGVAQDSGGGSADQSAPGAITDSTESGAVAGDVGDSEREIIATAAATVQVEDISDAASEIGALAAAHDGYVESTEIGKDLAVDDTSAPAPSNSGYGWISIRVPSADLTEVIDRLSDTGEVLSSSVSQQDVTSTAIDLRARVEATKASVTRLTELMSQTGTVAELIEAEVALTDRQAQLESYEQQLAALEDQVAMSSLRVELTRAAAPSSADPAGFGDGLLAGWNGLVVSLNAVVIAVGFLLPWIVLAGVVLLVVWTIRRSRRMRRARSQRVTTETAAND; via the coding sequence ATGAACGATCACAGCACGACAGACGACCTTCCCGAACTCTCCGACGCCGCGGTGTCGCGCATCGAGAGCGCGGTGTTCGCCGAGATCGACGCCGAGCGTCCACGCCCCGCGCCGGTCGCGGGGACCGCGCGCTCGCGCCGCCGCCGGTGGCTCACCGGGGCAGGGATCGCCGCGGCGTTCGTCGTCGGGGTGCTCGTGACACCGCCGATCCTCACCGCGGTCGACGGCGGCGGCGCGATGAGCACGGCCGAGAGCGGAGGCATGCCGGCGAATGGAGTCGCTCAGGACTCCGGTGGCGGGTCGGCGGACCAGAGCGCACCGGGGGCGATCACCGATTCCACGGAATCCGGAGCTGTCGCGGGCGACGTGGGCGACAGCGAGCGCGAGATCATCGCGACGGCAGCAGCCACCGTGCAGGTCGAGGACATCTCCGATGCCGCGTCCGAGATCGGCGCGCTCGCGGCCGCACATGACGGCTACGTCGAGAGCACCGAGATCGGCAAGGACCTCGCGGTCGACGACACGTCGGCACCCGCTCCCTCGAACTCCGGTTACGGCTGGATCAGCATCCGGGTGCCGTCGGCCGACCTCACCGAGGTCATCGACCGACTCTCCGACACGGGTGAGGTGCTCTCCTCGTCCGTGTCCCAGCAGGACGTCACGTCGACGGCGATCGATCTGCGCGCCAGGGTCGAGGCGACGAAGGCATCCGTCACGCGACTCACGGAGCTGATGTCGCAGACCGGCACCGTCGCGGAGCTCATCGAGGCGGAGGTCGCCCTCACCGATCGCCAGGCCCAGCTCGAGTCGTACGAGCAGCAGCTCGCGGCCCTCGAAGACCAGGTGGCGATGTCGAGCCTGCGGGTCGAGCTGACGCGTGCTGCGGCACCGAGCAGTGCCGACCCCGCGGGCTTCGGCGATGGACTGCTCGCGGGGTGGAACGGGCTCGTGGTGTCGCTGAACGCCGTGGTCATCGCGGTCGGATTCCTGCTGCCCTGGATCGTGCTGGCGGGGGTGGTCCTGCTCGTGGTGTGGACGATCCGTCGGTCACGGCGCATGCGCCGCGCGCGGTCGCAGCGTGTGACGACGGAGACCGCGGCGAACGACTGA
- a CDS encoding ArsR/SmtB family transcription factor has translation MEDISVITAISHPLRRRIYDHLLLYGTTQVTALARALESQVGSVSHHLRMLERAGLVQREADPAGDRRTSWWRIARRGLTWSVDDFSDSPADAMLAREAQRQGIRMQIERLQRWQRRHDDPAFAEYDASNTETMAWATPDELRDLSARVLAALTDWRDSVDLDDGQERTPVFFFAHAFPTAP, from the coding sequence ATGGAAGACATCTCGGTGATCACGGCCATCAGCCACCCGCTGCGCCGACGCATCTACGACCACCTGCTGCTGTACGGGACGACGCAGGTCACGGCGCTCGCCCGCGCACTGGAGAGTCAGGTCGGCAGCGTCAGTCACCATCTGCGGATGCTGGAGCGCGCCGGCCTCGTCCAGCGCGAGGCGGATCCCGCCGGGGACCGCCGCACGAGCTGGTGGCGCATCGCCCGGCGCGGGCTCACCTGGTCGGTGGACGACTTCTCGGACTCCCCCGCTGACGCGATGCTGGCCAGAGAAGCGCAGCGCCAGGGCATCCGGATGCAGATCGAGCGGCTCCAGCGCTGGCAGCGGCGCCACGACGACCCCGCCTTCGCCGAGTACGACGCCTCGAACACCGAGACGATGGCCTGGGCGACCCCCGATGAGCTGCGCGACCTGTCCGCGCGGGTGCTCGCCGCACTGACGGACTGGCGCGACAGTGTCGATCTCGACGACGGGCAGGAGCGCACCCCGGTCTTCTTCTTCGCCCACGCGTTCCCGACTGCGCCATGA
- a CDS encoding MFS transporter has translation MNITHESVLVEEPPPFRRDRRVHAWIAVKAASDAGDAVWTIALAWTAVQIATPAVAGLVVAAGTVPRAVVLLFGGVIADRSDARRVMMLFTILRVGVLGAVSLWVLATPPTLALLLFAAIAFGVCDAFYEPSAGTVARQLVRTSDLPSYGALAQTASRLGTMMGAALGGVLVAVTGIAGSAAVNAVTFTIVFAFVALWLRPRFLLRRADRESTLRGIARGFGHLRTHPTTRTLVLALSGLNLAVGPAVGIGLVLRAQDEGWGAPAVGLFEALLGAGAALGAVSVARWRPRLEARAGFGALVVQGAGIAALGWGPVWTVAASAFVIGVTAGYASVLLSAIFSATVDTAFLGRMGSITRLGDDCLMPLAMAGFGMLASATAVWVPFAVFGTAMMALMIVPLSSPEFRRLSLARR, from the coding sequence ATGAACATCACGCACGAATCTGTGCTGGTCGAGGAGCCTCCGCCCTTCCGACGTGACCGCCGTGTGCATGCCTGGATCGCGGTCAAGGCGGCATCGGACGCAGGCGATGCCGTGTGGACGATCGCGCTGGCCTGGACCGCGGTGCAGATCGCCACTCCCGCCGTCGCAGGACTCGTCGTCGCCGCCGGCACTGTGCCTCGCGCCGTGGTGCTGCTGTTCGGCGGCGTGATCGCCGACCGCTCGGACGCACGCCGAGTGATGATGCTCTTCACGATCCTCCGCGTCGGCGTTCTCGGGGCGGTCTCGCTCTGGGTGCTCGCGACGCCTCCCACCCTTGCGTTGCTCCTCTTCGCCGCGATCGCCTTCGGTGTCTGCGATGCGTTCTACGAGCCCTCCGCCGGCACGGTCGCCAGGCAGCTCGTCCGCACGAGCGACCTGCCCTCATACGGTGCGCTGGCGCAGACGGCGTCTCGCCTGGGCACCATGATGGGAGCCGCACTCGGCGGCGTCCTCGTCGCAGTCACCGGGATCGCCGGGAGCGCAGCCGTCAATGCCGTGACGTTCACCATCGTGTTCGCCTTCGTCGCGCTCTGGCTCCGACCGCGGTTCCTGCTCCGTCGCGCGGACCGTGAGTCCACCCTCCGCGGCATCGCACGCGGCTTCGGGCACCTGCGGACCCACCCCACGACGCGCACCCTGGTCCTCGCCCTGTCCGGCCTCAACCTCGCCGTCGGACCCGCCGTCGGCATCGGGCTCGTCCTGCGCGCTCAGGACGAGGGCTGGGGTGCGCCCGCCGTCGGACTGTTCGAGGCGCTGCTCGGGGCAGGAGCGGCGCTCGGCGCCGTGTCCGTGGCCCGATGGCGGCCCCGCCTCGAGGCGCGAGCGGGCTTCGGGGCCTTGGTCGTGCAGGGGGCGGGAATCGCCGCGCTCGGCTGGGGACCGGTGTGGACGGTGGCGGCTTCCGCGTTCGTCATCGGCGTCACCGCCGGCTACGCCTCCGTGCTTCTCAGTGCGATCTTCTCGGCGACGGTCGACACGGCGTTCCTCGGCCGGATGGGGTCGATCACGCGTCTCGGGGACGACTGCCTGATGCCCCTCGCGATGGCGGGGTTCGGGATGCTCGCCTCGGCGACCGCCGTGTGGGTGCCCTTCGCCGTCTTCGGTACCGCCATGATGGCGCTGATGATCGTGCCGCTGAGCAGTCCGGAGTTCCGGCGTCTGAGCCTGGCTCGCCGCTAG
- a CDS encoding acyltransferase family protein, translating to MSSAATSSPSRVVPVDRDLTLDLARVSCVILVVFVHILFTGVGRAADGSLLIERTVEAQTWFTAASWIANIMPLFFVVGGYAARAGWRSAVARGDSADDFVRVRLVRLARPALPLFAFLAIALGATRLIGVDPALVDTVAIGVGSPLWFLAAYMIVQALAPAMMRWHERFGGRVLLVLLGGAVAVDFLRFTVIGGMLDIQPVVGTGYGLGQELFGIPNIVFVWLFAQQLGFFLYDGWFATRRWWQLGLLIAAGYAALWGLVSLGGYSWNMLGNQWPPTTAMVLLAVVQAAGLTLLHAPLTRLMRSRIAQGTVFLIGSRLMTVYLWHLPVIMVLTGIQLVLPLPLPAPGSAVWWWTRPVFLVVVLGVVWLLSLWLVRFEKSPALGIARFSTGAATTVAVLLFVTPVIAITAYGLDFPLAAIALAGTAAAVWLTGSVHRARV from the coding sequence ATGAGCAGCGCTGCCACCAGTTCCCCGTCCCGCGTGGTCCCGGTCGACCGCGACCTGACGCTCGATCTGGCGAGGGTGTCGTGCGTGATCCTCGTCGTCTTCGTGCACATCCTCTTCACGGGTGTCGGTCGCGCCGCAGACGGCTCGCTCCTGATCGAGCGCACCGTGGAGGCGCAGACGTGGTTCACCGCGGCATCCTGGATCGCCAACATCATGCCGCTCTTCTTCGTCGTCGGCGGGTACGCCGCCCGTGCAGGGTGGCGATCGGCCGTCGCGAGGGGCGACTCCGCAGACGACTTCGTGCGGGTCCGTCTCGTGCGGCTGGCTCGTCCGGCTCTCCCCCTCTTCGCCTTCCTCGCGATCGCTCTCGGCGCCACCCGCCTGATCGGCGTCGATCCTGCGCTCGTCGACACCGTGGCCATCGGGGTCGGCTCGCCGCTCTGGTTCCTCGCGGCCTACATGATCGTGCAGGCGCTGGCGCCCGCGATGATGCGCTGGCACGAGCGGTTCGGCGGGCGGGTCCTGCTGGTGCTGCTGGGCGGTGCGGTGGCGGTCGACTTCCTGCGGTTCACGGTCATCGGCGGGATGCTCGACATCCAGCCCGTCGTCGGCACGGGGTACGGACTCGGCCAGGAGCTCTTCGGCATCCCCAACATCGTCTTCGTGTGGCTGTTCGCTCAGCAGCTCGGGTTCTTCCTCTACGACGGCTGGTTCGCAACACGGCGCTGGTGGCAGCTCGGCCTGCTGATCGCCGCCGGCTACGCCGCGCTGTGGGGCCTGGTGTCGCTCGGCGGGTACTCCTGGAACATGCTCGGCAACCAATGGCCGCCGACGACCGCGATGGTGCTTCTCGCGGTGGTGCAGGCGGCGGGCCTCACGCTGCTGCACGCACCGCTCACCCGGCTGATGCGGAGCAGGATCGCGCAGGGCACCGTCTTCCTGATCGGGTCCCGCCTGATGACCGTCTACCTATGGCACCTCCCGGTCATCATGGTGCTCACGGGCATCCAGCTCGTCCTGCCGCTGCCGCTGCCCGCCCCGGGGAGCGCCGTGTGGTGGTGGACGCGACCGGTGTTCCTCGTCGTCGTCCTCGGCGTCGTCTGGCTGCTCTCGCTCTGGCTGGTCCGGTTCGAGAAGAGCCCGGCACTCGGGATCGCGCGTTTCTCCACGGGTGCCGCGACGACGGTCGCAGTCCTGCTCTTCGTCACGCCGGTCATCGCCATCACGGCGTACGGACTGGACTTCCCGCTCGCGGCGATCGCGCTGGCAGGCACGGCTGCCGCCGTCTGGCTGACCGGGTCCGTTCATCGAGCGCGCGTGTGA
- a CDS encoding MBL fold metallo-hydrolase, translated as MRVTKFEHAALRIQQGEDVLLVDPGSFTAPLDDLSGLVAVVLTHEHPDHWTPEHLDRILRAAPGTPVYGPAGVARAADGYEISVVAPGDVVTAGGFTLRFFGGTHEVIHSSLPVIDNVGLLVNDEFYYPGDSYAVPEGVEVGTLAAPLGAPWLKIGEAMDYVLAVKPRRAFGTHDMTLSVAGKTMHRQRLQWATEQGGGEFVVLEPGESLDV; from the coding sequence ATGCGAGTCACGAAGTTCGAACATGCCGCTCTGCGCATCCAGCAGGGCGAGGACGTCCTGCTGGTCGACCCGGGGTCGTTCACCGCGCCCCTCGACGATCTGTCCGGCCTCGTCGCCGTGGTGCTCACCCACGAGCACCCCGACCATTGGACGCCGGAGCACCTGGATCGGATCCTGCGCGCGGCACCCGGAACGCCTGTCTACGGCCCGGCGGGAGTCGCTCGAGCCGCAGACGGGTACGAGATCTCCGTCGTCGCCCCCGGCGACGTCGTGACCGCTGGCGGATTCACCCTCCGCTTCTTCGGCGGCACCCACGAGGTCATCCACTCCTCGCTCCCGGTGATCGACAATGTGGGCCTCCTGGTGAACGACGAGTTCTACTACCCCGGCGACTCCTACGCGGTCCCCGAGGGCGTCGAGGTCGGCACGCTCGCCGCTCCGCTCGGGGCCCCCTGGCTCAAGATCGGCGAGGCCATGGACTACGTCCTCGCGGTGAAGCCCCGCCGCGCCTTCGGCACTCACGACATGACGCTCTCGGTCGCGGGCAAGACCATGCACCGGCAGCGACTCCAGTGGGCGACCGAGCAGGGCGGCGGCGAGTTCGTCGTGCTGGAGCCCGGCGAGTCGCTCGACGTCTGA
- a CDS encoding aminoglycoside phosphotransferase family protein, whose protein sequence is MPDSPAAEHRATADDIRRMLQEAAPEWAGLPLARFAEGWDNALWRLGPDLLVRLPRRAVAVPLIANEQRALPAIEPALAAIGIRTPVPVLVGHPTADFPWPWSVVPWIEGSTALGLPRSENSLWAPQLAEALRRVHIDAPRDVADNPVRGRALRTRDEAMRDRLQTLAQHSSLHQAWSAGLSAPRADERVWIHGDLHPGNLLVEDGRLAALIDFGDVTAGDPAYDLASSWMLFDAAGRKAFRAATDKRYDDATWVRARAWAAYIASVLLTQSDDRPDYRAVGASTAEAIEADQS, encoded by the coding sequence GTGCCGGACTCCCCCGCCGCCGAGCATCGGGCCACTGCCGACGACATCCGGCGGATGCTGCAGGAGGCCGCGCCGGAGTGGGCCGGACTCCCCCTCGCGCGCTTCGCGGAGGGCTGGGACAACGCGCTGTGGCGCCTCGGACCGGACCTGCTCGTCCGACTGCCGCGCCGGGCGGTGGCAGTGCCCCTCATCGCGAACGAACAGCGCGCCCTCCCGGCGATAGAACCCGCGCTGGCGGCCATCGGCATACGCACCCCGGTCCCGGTGCTCGTGGGGCACCCGACCGCCGACTTCCCCTGGCCGTGGTCTGTGGTGCCCTGGATCGAGGGCTCGACCGCGCTCGGGCTCCCCCGCTCCGAGAACTCGCTCTGGGCCCCTCAGCTCGCCGAAGCGCTGCGCCGCGTGCACATCGACGCGCCGAGGGACGTCGCCGACAATCCCGTGCGAGGACGCGCGCTCCGCACGCGGGACGAGGCGATGCGAGACCGTCTGCAGACGCTCGCACAGCACTCGTCCCTCCACCAGGCCTGGTCGGCGGGACTCTCCGCCCCGCGAGCCGACGAACGCGTGTGGATCCACGGCGACCTCCACCCCGGCAACCTGCTGGTCGAGGACGGACGGCTCGCGGCGCTCATCGACTTCGGCGACGTCACGGCCGGCGACCCGGCGTACGACCTGGCCTCATCCTGGATGCTGTTCGATGCCGCGGGCCGCAAGGCGTTCCGCGCGGCGACCGACAAGCGCTACGACGACGCGACGTGGGTGCGCGCTCGCGCCTGGGCCGCGTACATCGCCTCGGTGCTGCTGACACAGAGCGACGACCGACCCGACTATCGAGCGGTCGGGGCGAGCACCGCTGAGGCGATCGAGGCGGATCAGTCCTGA
- the pepN gene encoding aminopeptidase N, producing the protein MDTANLSREETAARSAAVSVRSIRVELDLTGAPERARSGFPTVTTLEFGSTQDGTWLDFIGESVDRVIVNGAEQEVVYDGARIVLQGLAAENVVRVEGVGSYSRSGEGLHRFHDPADERTYLYTQYEPADSRRVMACFEQPDMKASYTFVIDAPAGWEVLSNQSAAKVDAGVGVQRVEFAPTLPISSYITAVAAGPYQRVAGEWSRDDQHIALGVLVRQSLAQHLESDEILEVTRQGLDFFTDAFAYPYPWGKYDQIFVPEYNLGAMENPGLVTFTEAYLSRGAATDAQRAARANTILHEMAHMWFGDLVTMKWWDDLWLKESFADYMGSHASAVATRFHDAWVKFAANRKAWAYQQDQLPTTHPIVADITDLEAAKLNFDGITYAKGAAVLKQLVAFVGDEAFFEGARRYFAQNAFGNTTLDDFLVELSAVSGRDMSEWSEAWLQTTGLSTIRLEKDEEGRSVLVQSDPRPHRLRIGLYDRVDDRVVRRDQIALDIVDERTSLELPDADLVLLNDDDLTYAKVRLDEASLTTVEQSLSSIEDPLARAVVWSSLWNATRDGELSATRYTSIVRTHAPGETNIGLLVGILANALFSIRHYVSATRRQEEQRAWVETAWTALQAADAGSDAQLSWARALATASAFDDVRADDVRALLDGQVPEGLVIDPDLRWQLLTALVTTGHAGADDIVAEQERDDTGSGRTAARRALASRPEASVRAEAWDRAWNDTSLSNDHLDAEIGGFRAGGRRDLVDGFDGEYFARIRDAWTTRSIELAQRLVVGLFPASSDLTLVDAWIAENESAPAALRRIVVEQRDHLARDLRVQATQD; encoded by the coding sequence ATGGACACAGCCAACCTCTCCCGGGAGGAGACCGCCGCGCGATCCGCCGCCGTCTCCGTCCGCAGCATCCGCGTCGAGCTCGATCTCACGGGTGCGCCCGAGCGGGCACGCAGCGGCTTCCCGACCGTCACGACCCTGGAGTTCGGGTCCACTCAGGACGGGACCTGGCTCGACTTCATCGGAGAGAGCGTCGACCGTGTGATCGTCAACGGCGCCGAGCAGGAGGTCGTCTACGACGGTGCCCGCATCGTACTTCAGGGACTCGCAGCGGAGAACGTGGTGCGCGTCGAGGGCGTCGGCTCGTACAGCCGATCCGGCGAGGGGCTGCACCGCTTCCATGACCCGGCCGACGAGCGCACCTACCTGTATACGCAGTACGAACCGGCCGACTCGCGCCGGGTCATGGCGTGCTTCGAGCAGCCTGACATGAAGGCGTCCTACACGTTCGTGATCGATGCGCCAGCGGGGTGGGAGGTGCTCTCGAACCAGTCGGCGGCGAAGGTCGACGCCGGGGTGGGCGTCCAGCGCGTCGAGTTCGCGCCCACGCTCCCGATCTCGAGCTACATCACCGCTGTCGCTGCAGGCCCGTACCAGCGGGTCGCGGGGGAGTGGAGCCGCGACGATCAGCACATCGCCCTCGGCGTGCTCGTCCGGCAGTCTCTCGCACAGCACCTCGAATCGGATGAGATCCTCGAGGTCACGCGTCAGGGACTGGATTTCTTCACCGACGCGTTCGCCTACCCCTACCCGTGGGGCAAGTACGACCAGATCTTCGTCCCGGAGTACAACCTCGGAGCGATGGAGAACCCCGGTCTCGTGACCTTCACCGAGGCCTACCTGTCGCGCGGCGCCGCCACCGACGCGCAGCGTGCCGCGCGCGCGAACACGATCCTGCACGAGATGGCGCACATGTGGTTCGGTGACCTCGTCACCATGAAGTGGTGGGACGACCTGTGGCTCAAGGAGTCGTTCGCCGACTACATGGGATCGCACGCATCTGCAGTGGCCACGCGCTTCCACGACGCGTGGGTGAAGTTCGCCGCCAACCGCAAGGCGTGGGCGTATCAGCAGGACCAGCTGCCCACGACGCATCCGATCGTCGCCGACATCACCGACCTCGAGGCCGCCAAGCTGAACTTCGACGGCATCACCTACGCGAAGGGCGCGGCGGTGCTCAAGCAGCTCGTCGCCTTCGTCGGTGACGAGGCCTTCTTCGAGGGCGCGAGGCGCTACTTCGCGCAGAACGCGTTCGGCAACACGACGCTCGACGACTTCCTGGTGGAGCTGAGCGCCGTGTCGGGCCGCGACATGTCCGAGTGGTCCGAGGCATGGCTGCAGACGACGGGGTTGTCGACGATCCGACTCGAGAAGGACGAGGAGGGCCGCAGCGTCCTCGTGCAGAGCGACCCGCGACCGCACCGGCTGCGCATCGGACTCTACGACCGGGTCGACGACCGGGTCGTCCGGCGTGACCAGATCGCGCTCGACATCGTCGACGAGCGGACCTCGCTGGAGCTGCCGGATGCCGACCTCGTGCTCCTCAACGACGACGACCTCACCTATGCGAAGGTGCGCCTGGATGAGGCGTCCTTGACGACCGTCGAGCAGTCGCTGTCCTCGATCGAGGATCCGCTGGCGCGAGCGGTCGTGTGGTCATCGCTGTGGAACGCGACCCGCGACGGCGAGCTCTCGGCGACGCGCTACACCTCCATCGTCCGCACCCACGCGCCGGGTGAGACGAACATCGGGCTGCTGGTCGGCATCCTCGCGAATGCGCTGTTCTCGATCCGTCACTACGTGAGCGCGACCCGACGGCAGGAGGAGCAGCGGGCGTGGGTGGAGACCGCATGGACTGCGCTGCAGGCCGCGGATGCCGGCAGCGACGCCCAGCTGTCGTGGGCCCGGGCTCTCGCCACCGCCTCGGCGTTCGACGACGTGCGCGCGGACGACGTGCGTGCTCTGCTCGACGGCCAGGTGCCCGAGGGCCTCGTGATCGATCCCGACCTCCGCTGGCAGCTGCTCACGGCTCTCGTCACGACCGGGCATGCCGGAGCGGACGATATCGTCGCCGAGCAGGAGCGCGATGACACAGGGAGCGGCCGGACTGCAGCACGCCGTGCCCTCGCCTCGCGCCCAGAGGCCTCCGTGCGAGCGGAAGCGTGGGACCGTGCGTGGAACGACACCTCTCTCAGCAACGATCATCTGGATGCGGAGATCGGCGGGTTCAGGGCCGGAGGCCGGCGCGACCTCGTCGACGGCTTCGACGGGGAGTACTTCGCACGCATCCGGGATGCGTGGACGACGCGGAGTATCGAGCTGGCTCAGCGTCTGGTCGTCGGCCTCTTCCCCGCGTCGTCGGACCTCACGCTCGTCGATGCCTGGATCGCCGAGAACGAGTCGGCGCCGGCGGCCCTGCGCCGCATCGTCGTGGAGCAGCGCGATCACCTCGCCCGCGATCTCCGCGTGCAGGCAACTCAGGACTGA
- a CDS encoding MarR family winged helix-turn-helix transcriptional regulator produces MQQSERSASRSDDGALVLRSLLAITRRGLVDARAGDTQLSFTDQSIVMAIAEEPGIRSTDIARMFRLNRSTVSRQLSSLIGLGLVQELPAASGRGRPLALTTEGDTAFRTTLRTLQQAIDTHLSEWTDAEVARFAHDLHRFDRGSAES; encoded by the coding sequence ATGCAACAGAGCGAACGGTCCGCCTCCCGGAGCGACGACGGCGCCCTCGTGCTGCGGTCGCTCCTCGCCATCACCCGCCGCGGCCTCGTGGACGCCCGCGCCGGTGACACGCAGCTCTCCTTCACCGACCAGTCGATCGTCATGGCGATCGCCGAGGAGCCGGGCATCCGCTCCACCGACATCGCGAGGATGTTCCGCTTGAACCGCTCCACGGTGTCGCGGCAGCTGTCCTCGCTCATCGGCCTTGGGCTCGTCCAGGAGCTGCCTGCGGCATCGGGTCGCGGCCGGCCCCTCGCACTGACCACGGAGGGCGATACGGCGTTCCGTACGACGCTGCGCACACTGCAGCAGGCGATCGACACGCACCTGTCGGAGTGGACGGACGCCGAGGTCGCGCGTTTCGCGCACGACCTCCACCGGTTCGATCGCGGCTCCGCAGAATCCTGA
- a CDS encoding 3-hydroxyacyl-CoA dehydrogenase produces MKNITVLGTGVLGSQIAFQTAFHGFDVVAYDIDQPALDRAAERFERLAARYVADGVANAADGGAEAAIGRIRLTTDLADAARDAQLIIEAVPESLELKQGIYRTLADVAPATTIFATNSSTLLPSALADSTGRPDRFLALHFANEIWSHNTAEVMGTPATDPAVYDTVVEFASQIGMVPIQIKKEKAGYLLNSLLVPFLEAGAGLLVDGIAEPEAIDATWRIGTGAPAGPFEIYDIVGLETAYNISRMGGEQQQRFAALLKDEYIDKGKLGVATGEGFYTYPRES; encoded by the coding sequence ATGAAGAACATCACTGTTCTCGGCACCGGCGTGCTCGGTTCGCAGATCGCGTTCCAGACCGCCTTCCACGGATTCGACGTCGTCGCCTACGACATCGACCAGCCGGCGCTCGACCGCGCGGCCGAGCGGTTCGAGCGTCTCGCCGCCCGGTATGTCGCCGACGGCGTCGCGAACGCGGCCGACGGCGGCGCGGAGGCGGCCATCGGGCGCATCCGCCTGACGACCGACCTCGCAGACGCGGCCCGCGACGCACAGCTCATCATCGAGGCGGTGCCCGAGAGCCTCGAGCTCAAGCAGGGCATCTATCGCACCCTCGCAGACGTCGCGCCCGCGACCACGATCTTCGCGACGAACTCGTCGACCCTGCTGCCGAGCGCCCTCGCCGATTCGACCGGGCGCCCCGACAGGTTCCTCGCTCTGCACTTCGCGAACGAGATCTGGTCGCACAACACCGCCGAGGTCATGGGGACTCCCGCCACCGACCCCGCCGTGTACGACACGGTGGTCGAGTTCGCCTCGCAGATCGGCATGGTGCCGATCCAGATCAAGAAGGAGAAGGCCGGCTACCTGCTCAACTCGCTGCTCGTGCCGTTCCTCGAAGCGGGTGCAGGGCTCCTCGTCGACGGGATCGCCGAGCCCGAGGCGATCGACGCCACCTGGCGGATCGGCACCGGGGCCCCTGCCGGCCCGTTCGAGATCTACGACATCGTCGGGCTGGAGACCGCGTACAACATCTCTCGCATGGGCGGCGAGCAGCAGCAGCGCTTCGCAGCTCTCCTCAAGGACGAGTACATCGACAAGGGCAAGCTCGGCGTCGCCACGGGCGAGGGCTTCTACACGTACCCGCGCGAGAGCTGA
- a CDS encoding DNA topoisomerase IB: MALTRVVPGETPGIRRLRSGSGFRYVDAGNSPVSEADRERIRDLAIPPAWKDVWIAADPLAHIQAVGTDDAGRRQYLYHPLWRTGRDQRKFARALDLAAALPAARAKVTRAIGEPGLTRERALAVSFRLLDDAALRIGSERYLVKHGSRGLSTLRRRDVRVDGSTVALSFPAKSKQLASIEITDAPLAEALSEFAVGSPRAPLLAYRKGRRRVRLTSSEVNDYLRTVAGASFTAKDFRTLHGTILAADALARIGRLETQTERRRAERLAVQATASALGNTLAVARGSYIDPRVFRLYARGRLLDLSVSPETAIRKLIKG; the protein is encoded by the coding sequence ATGGCGCTCACACGAGTCGTCCCGGGGGAGACGCCGGGGATCCGGCGGCTGCGATCAGGATCGGGATTCCGCTACGTCGACGCAGGGAACAGTCCCGTCTCGGAGGCGGATCGTGAACGCATCCGGGATCTGGCGATCCCGCCGGCGTGGAAGGACGTATGGATCGCCGCCGACCCGCTCGCGCACATCCAGGCGGTGGGCACCGACGATGCGGGGCGCCGGCAGTACCTGTACCACCCGCTGTGGCGCACGGGCAGAGACCAGCGGAAGTTCGCGCGCGCCCTCGATCTGGCAGCCGCTCTGCCTGCCGCGCGCGCCAAGGTGACCCGCGCGATCGGCGAGCCAGGCCTCACGAGGGAGCGGGCCCTGGCGGTCTCCTTCCGACTGCTCGACGATGCGGCGCTGCGCATCGGGTCGGAGCGCTACCTCGTGAAGCACGGCAGCAGGGGGCTCAGCACGCTCCGTCGCCGGGATGTGCGGGTCGACGGCAGCACCGTCGCCCTGAGCTTCCCAGCGAAGAGCAAGCAGCTGGCATCCATCGAGATCACCGACGCTCCGCTCGCGGAGGCGCTGTCCGAGTTCGCCGTCGGGTCGCCCCGCGCCCCTCTGCTCGCCTACCGCAAGGGCAGGCGGCGCGTGCGTCTGACCTCGAGCGAGGTCAACGACTACCTGCGCACAGTCGCCGGCGCATCCTTCACGGCGAAGGACTTCCGGACCCTGCACGGCACGATCCTCGCGGCCGATGCACTCGCGCGAATCGGTCGGCTCGAGACGCAGACCGAGCGACGCCGTGCCGAGCGCCTCGCCGTGCAGGCCACGGCGTCGGCGCTCGGCAACACCCTCGCGGTCGCGCGGGGGAGCTACATCGACCCCCGGGTGTTCCGCCTCTACGCCCGCGGGCGTCTCCTGGATCTCTCGGTCTCGCCGGAGACGGCGATCCGCAAGCTCATCAAGGGATGA